From the Anguilla anguilla isolate fAngAng1 chromosome 6, fAngAng1.pri, whole genome shotgun sequence genome, one window contains:
- the LOC118230476 gene encoding major facilitator superfamily domain-containing protein 8-like isoform X3: MDSPERVLCIRCCNVGAENIRPKHQQWETSYDFFSTFFSLAVILPTIWGYLQVLHAAPFFLGLGLSAFSLSGLLSGPLFGHWSDRTRTTKSVVLFSNVFEIVGNFMYFIGYSKWLLLSSRLVAGVGAGAASSIFGFITQSTAPEDRANVFAAVMACRQVGLLIGPAFNIFLRLCDFHLGPFLVDKYTSPGLFMCMMWALLQLVVLLMYWDLPPEAEDKEKEVEAEEEEEEVEGVEEDKPLMGPEEPLETYSAVTPEQLEALIIPNGNAAHGSPPPSITDADPFQNFSVRNEFLREEVVILLTAQFITLFNQTALETMVTPLTQKYFNFRELENSVMYFLCGVEVIAGFFFVRWLSQKVADRVVLVVGLIICNVSCAWCLIFLAKPRGSFTWQLTEFIIGVFLQLLGLPFVAVSQVSLFSKVTAVKTQGFSQGVRRSVGGLATILGPLCAGGLTEHLYVMLGMMLALLVLLTVSTHCVCACACTHNYVGSTSPPDCEYTLCVYVLMCVCVWVHFFKWRMYYIMGEVLKYSNKFIFIVL; encoded by the exons ATGGATAGCCCTGAGCGTGTGCTTTGTATCAGATGCTGTAACGTAGGTGCAGAGAATATTAGGCCTAAACACCAACAGTGGGAAACATCCTACGATTTCTTCAGTACATTTTTTAGCCTAG CTGTGATCTTGCCCACGATATGGGGATACCTGCAGGTACTGCATGCAGCGCCGTTCTTCCTCGGCCTTGGCTTGTCGGCGTTCAGCCTAAGCGGTCTGCTCTCGGGGCCGCTGTTTGGGCACTGGTCCGACCGGACGCGCACCACGAAGAGCGTCGTCCTCTTTTCCAACGTCTTTGAGATTGTTG GCAACTTCATGTATTTCATTGGCTACTCCAAGTGGCTTTTGCTGTCCAGTCGGTTGGTCGCTG GCGTTGGGGCAGGAGCCGCCTCCTCTATTTTTGGGTTCATCACCCAGAGCACGGCCCCAGAAGACCGTGCCAACGTCTTCGCAGCCGTTATGGCGTGCCGACAGGTCGGactcctgattg gtcCAGCATTCAACATCTTCCTTAGACTGTGTGATTTCCACCTGGGGCCATTTCTAGTGGACAAATACACTTCACCTGGG CTCTTCATGTGCATGATGTGGGCCCTGCTCCAACTGGTGGTGCTACTCATGTACTGGGACCTCCCTCCTGAGGCTGAAGACaaggagaaggaggtggaggcagaggaggaggaggaggaggtggagggagtAGAGGAGGATAAGCCCTTGATGGGCCCCGAGGAACCTCTGGAGACATACAGTGCCGTCACCCCCGAACAATTAGAGGCCCTCATCATCCCCAATGGGAACGCAGCTCACGGTTCTCCACCTCCCAGCATAACAGATGCAGACCCCTTCCAGAACTTCAGTGTTCGCAATG agttcttgagggaggaggtggtgatTCTGCTCACAGCCCAGTTCATCACTCTCTTCAATCAGACTGCACTAGAG ACAATGGTGACCCCTCTGACCCAGAAGTACTTTAACTTCCGGGAGCTGGAGAACAGCGTGATGTACTTCCTGTGTGGGGTGGAGGTGATCGCCGGCTTCTTCTTCGTGCGCTGGCTGAGCCAGAAGGTGGCGGATCGCGTGGTCCTGGTCGTGGGCCTGATCATCTGCAACGTCTCCTGTGCCTGGTGCCTCATCTTCCTCGCCAAACCCCGGG GCAGTTTCACATGGCAGTTAACGGAGTTCATCATCGGGGTGTTCCTGCAGCTTCTGGGGCTCCCATTCGTTGCTGTGTCCCAGGTGTCCCTGTTCTCTAAAGTGACTGCAGTGAAGACACAAG ggTTCAGCCAGGGTGTGAGGAGATCAGTAGGGGGTCTGGCCACCATTCTGGGCCCCCTATGTGCAGGCGGACTGACAGAGCACCTGTATGTGATGCTGGGAATGATGCTGGCTCTACTCGTCCTACTAACTGTgagtacacactgtgtgtgtgcgtgtgcgtgtactcACAATTATGTTGGCTCTACTTCTCCTCCTGACTGTgagtacacactgtgtgtgtatgtgcttatgtgtgtgtgtgtgtgggtccatttttttaaatggaggatgTACTACATAATGGGAgaagttttaaaatattcaaataaattcattttcatagtCCTGTGA
- the LOC118230476 gene encoding major facilitator superfamily domain-containing protein 8-like isoform X5: MDSPERVLCIRCCNVGAENIRPKHQQWETSYDFFSTFFSLAVILPTIWGYLQVLHAAPFFLGLGLSAFSLSGLLSGPLFGHWSDRTRTTKSVVLFSNVFEIVGNFMYFIGYSKWLLLSSRLVAGVGAGAASSIFGFITQSTAPEDRANVFAAVMACRQVGLLIGPAFNIFLRLCDFHLGPFLVDKYTSPGLFMCMMWALLQLVVLLMYWDLPPEAEDKEKEVEAEEEEEEVEGVEEDKPLMGPEEPLETYSAVTPEQLEALIIPNGNAAHGSPPPSITDADPFQNFSVRNEFLREEVVILLTAQFITLFNQTALETMVTPLTQKYFNFRELENSVMYFLCGVEVIAGFFFVRWLSQKVADRVVLVVGLIICNVSCAWCLIFLAKPRGSFTWQLTEFIIGVFLQLLGLPFVAVSQVSLFSKVTAVKTQGFSQGVRWSVGGLGTILGPLWAGGLTEHLYVMLGMMLALLVLLTIMVMFSYNRLVEPCVVQHADSLEDCM; this comes from the exons ATGGATAGCCCTGAGCGTGTGCTTTGTATCAGATGCTGTAACGTAGGTGCAGAGAATATTAGGCCTAAACACCAACAGTGGGAAACATCCTACGATTTCTTCAGTACATTTTTTAGCCTAG CTGTGATCTTGCCCACGATATGGGGATACCTGCAGGTACTGCATGCAGCGCCGTTCTTCCTCGGCCTTGGCTTGTCGGCGTTCAGCCTAAGCGGTCTGCTCTCGGGGCCGCTGTTTGGGCACTGGTCCGACCGGACGCGCACCACGAAGAGCGTCGTCCTCTTTTCCAACGTCTTTGAGATTGTTG GCAACTTCATGTATTTCATTGGCTACTCCAAGTGGCTTTTGCTGTCCAGTCGGTTGGTCGCTG GCGTTGGGGCAGGAGCCGCCTCCTCTATTTTTGGGTTCATCACCCAGAGCACGGCCCCAGAAGACCGTGCCAACGTCTTCGCAGCCGTTATGGCGTGCCGACAGGTCGGactcctgattg gtcCAGCATTCAACATCTTCCTTAGACTGTGTGATTTCCACCTGGGGCCATTTCTAGTGGACAAATACACTTCACCTGGG CTCTTCATGTGCATGATGTGGGCCCTGCTCCAACTGGTGGTGCTACTCATGTACTGGGACCTCCCTCCTGAGGCTGAAGACaaggagaaggaggtggaggcagaggaggaggaggaggaggtggagggagtAGAGGAGGATAAGCCCTTGATGGGCCCCGAGGAACCTCTGGAGACATACAGTGCCGTCACCCCCGAACAATTAGAGGCCCTCATCATCCCCAATGGGAACGCAGCTCACGGTTCTCCACCTCCCAGCATAACAGATGCAGACCCCTTCCAGAACTTCAGTGTTCGCAATG agttcttgagggaggaggtggtgatTCTGCTCACAGCCCAGTTCATCACTCTCTTCAATCAGACTGCACTAGAG ACAATGGTGACCCCTCTGACCCAGAAGTACTTTAACTTCCGGGAGCTGGAGAACAGCGTGATGTACTTCCTGTGTGGGGTGGAGGTGATCGCCGGCTTCTTCTTCGTGCGCTGGCTGAGCCAGAAGGTGGCGGATCGCGTGGTCCTGGTCGTGGGCCTGATCATCTGCAACGTCTCCTGTGCCTGGTGCCTCATCTTCCTCGCCAAACCCCGGG GCAGTTTCACATGGCAGTTAACGGAGTTCATCATCGGGGTGTTCCTGCAGCTTCTGGGGCTCCCATTCGTTGCTGTGTCCCAGGTGTCCCTGTTCTCTAAAGTGACTGCAGTGAAGACACAAG ggttcAGCCAGGGAGTGAGGTGGTCAGTAGGGGGTTTGGGCACCATTCTGGGTCCCCTCTGGGCAGGCGGACTGACAGAGCACCTGTATGTGATGCTGGGAATGATGTTGGCTCTCCTCGTACTGCTAACT ATTATGGTGATGTTTTCCTACAATCGCCTAGTAGAACCCTGTGTCGTGCAACATGCTGACAGCCTGGAAGACTGTATGTAG
- the LOC118230476 gene encoding major facilitator superfamily domain-containing protein 8-like isoform X2 produces the protein MDYRRKKKLTFFTIGLIFLLSGIEYAVILPTIWGYLQVLHAAPFFLGLGLSAFSLSGLLSGPLFGHWSDRTRTTKSVVLFSNVFEIVGNFMYFIGYSKWLLLSSRLVAGVGAGAASSIFGFITQSTAPEDRANVFAAVMACRQVGLLIGPAFNIFLRLCDFHLGPFLVDKYTSPGLFMCMMWALLQLVVLLMYWDLPPEAEDKEKEVEAEEEEEEVEGVEEDKPLMGPEEPLETYSAVTPEQLEALIIPNGNAAHGSPPPSITDADPFQNFSVRNEFLREEVVILLTAQFITLFNQTALETMVTPLTQKYFNFRELENSVMYFLCGVEVIAGFFFVRWLSQKVADRVVLVVGLIICNVSCAWCLIFLAKPRGSFTWQLTEFIIGVFLQLLGLPFVAVSQVSLFSKVTAVKTQGFSQGVRWSVGGLGTILGPLWAGGLTEHLYVMLGMMLALLVLLTIMVMFSYNRLVEPCVVQHADSLEDCM, from the exons ATGGATTATCGACGAAAAAagaaactgacatttttcacTATTGGGCTAATCTTTCTTTTGAGTGGCATCGAATACG CTGTGATCTTGCCCACGATATGGGGATACCTGCAGGTACTGCATGCAGCGCCGTTCTTCCTCGGCCTTGGCTTGTCGGCGTTCAGCCTAAGCGGTCTGCTCTCGGGGCCGCTGTTTGGGCACTGGTCCGACCGGACGCGCACCACGAAGAGCGTCGTCCTCTTTTCCAACGTCTTTGAGATTGTTG GCAACTTCATGTATTTCATTGGCTACTCCAAGTGGCTTTTGCTGTCCAGTCGGTTGGTCGCTG GCGTTGGGGCAGGAGCCGCCTCCTCTATTTTTGGGTTCATCACCCAGAGCACGGCCCCAGAAGACCGTGCCAACGTCTTCGCAGCCGTTATGGCGTGCCGACAGGTCGGactcctgattg gtcCAGCATTCAACATCTTCCTTAGACTGTGTGATTTCCACCTGGGGCCATTTCTAGTGGACAAATACACTTCACCTGGG CTCTTCATGTGCATGATGTGGGCCCTGCTCCAACTGGTGGTGCTACTCATGTACTGGGACCTCCCTCCTGAGGCTGAAGACaaggagaaggaggtggaggcagaggaggaggaggaggaggtggagggagtAGAGGAGGATAAGCCCTTGATGGGCCCCGAGGAACCTCTGGAGACATACAGTGCCGTCACCCCCGAACAATTAGAGGCCCTCATCATCCCCAATGGGAACGCAGCTCACGGTTCTCCACCTCCCAGCATAACAGATGCAGACCCCTTCCAGAACTTCAGTGTTCGCAATG agttcttgagggaggaggtggtgatTCTGCTCACAGCCCAGTTCATCACTCTCTTCAATCAGACTGCACTAGAG ACAATGGTGACCCCTCTGACCCAGAAGTACTTTAACTTCCGGGAGCTGGAGAACAGCGTGATGTACTTCCTGTGTGGGGTGGAGGTGATCGCCGGCTTCTTCTTCGTGCGCTGGCTGAGCCAGAAGGTGGCGGATCGCGTGGTCCTGGTCGTGGGCCTGATCATCTGCAACGTCTCCTGTGCCTGGTGCCTCATCTTCCTCGCCAAACCCCGGG GCAGTTTCACATGGCAGTTAACGGAGTTCATCATCGGGGTGTTCCTGCAGCTTCTGGGGCTCCCATTCGTTGCTGTGTCCCAGGTGTCCCTGTTCTCTAAAGTGACTGCAGTGAAGACACAAG ggttcAGCCAGGGAGTGAGGTGGTCAGTAGGGGGTTTGGGCACCATTCTGGGTCCCCTCTGGGCAGGCGGACTGACAGAGCACCTGTATGTGATGCTGGGAATGATGTTGGCTCTCCTCGTACTGCTAACT ATTATGGTGATGTTTTCCTACAATCGCCTAGTAGAACCCTGTGTCGTGCAACATGCTGACAGCCTGGAAGACTGTATGTAG
- the LOC118229818 gene encoding calcium-activated potassium channel subunit beta-3 translates to MLLNPSSRRGSHSIPVHINLQSVRRRPDRQSSTLYMQEVRSKGERGKTQAPISSVGEERAILLGLSMIGFSLLMYFLFGTLIVNPCLRSNWTEESNCTVIQASFPDEWEDDTREFRFPCLNVTVNLSRSDHKAQLVMLYYNEDALDLPSKCFYRPKYRQNISDIQEEAQRIHRLFQMRSEPFRCFSSQGDSHLGYTNPGDAILTKKCDNQQVMQYMFFSTLMLAGGVMTISLVRLNQHLSRMVAQFSPRSEEVD, encoded by the exons ATGCTCCTGAACCCTTCCTCCCGCCGAGGGTCTCACAGCATTCCCGTCCACATCAACCTCCAGAGCGTTCGCCGCCGACCAGACAG GCAGAGTTCCACACTCTATATGCAGGAGGTCAGAAGTAAGGGAGAAAGAGGCAAGACCCAGGCTCCCATATCCAGTGTGGGAGAGGAAAGGGCCATCCTACTGGGATTGTCCATGATCGGATTTTCCTTACTCATGTACTTCCTGTTTGGAACCCTGATAGTGAATCCCTGTCTTCGCAG CAACTGGACTGAAGAGTCCAACTGCACAGTGATCCAGGCCTCCTTTCCGGATGAGTGGGAAGACGATACAAGAGAGTTCAGGTTCCCCTGTCTGAATGTCACCGTGAACCTCTCCCGCTCGGACCACAAGGCCCAGCTTGTCATGCTATACTACAATGAGGATGCATTGGATCTACCCTCCAAG TGTTTTTATAGGCCCAAATACCGGCAAAACATAAGTGACATACAAGAAGAGGCTCAAAGGATTCACAGGCTCTTCCAAATGAGGAGTGAGCCTTTCAGATGTTTTTCCAGCCAGGGTGACAGCCATCTTGGGTACACCAACCCGGGGGATGCCATCCTGACCAAGAAATGTGACAATCAGCAAGTGATGCAATACATGTTCTTTTCCACCCTGATGCTGGCTGGCGGGGTCATGACCATCAGCCTCGTGAGGCTAAACCAGCACCTGTCCCGCATGGTCGCACAGTTCAGTCCGAGGTCAGAGGAGGTGGATTGA
- the LOC118230476 gene encoding major facilitator superfamily domain-containing protein 8-like isoform X4, producing the protein MDYRRKKKLTFFTIGLIFLLSGIEYAVILPTIWGYLQVLHAAPFFLGLGLSAFSLSGLLSGPLFGHWSDRTRTTKSVVLFSNVFEIVGNFMYFIGYSKWLLLSSRLVAGVGAGAASSIFGFITQSTAPEDRANVFAAVMACRQVGLLIGPAFNIFLRLCDFHLGPFLVDKYTSPGLFMCMMWALLQLVVLLMYWDLPPEAEDKEKEVEAEEEEEEVEGVEEDKPLMGPEEPLETYSAVTPEQLEALIIPNGNAAHGSPPPSITDADPFQNFSVRNEFLREEVVILLTAQFITLFNQTALETMVTPLTQKYFNFRELENSVMYFLCGVEVIAGFFFVRWLSQKVADRVVLVVGLIICNVSCAWCLIFLAKPRGSFTWQLTEFIIGVFLQLLGLPFVAVSQVSLFSKVTAVKTQGFSQGVRRSVGGLATILGPLCAGGLTEHLYVMLGMMLALLVLLTVSTHCVCACACTHNYVGSTSPPDCEYTLCVYVLMCVCVWVHFFKWRMYYIMGEVLKYSNKFIFIVL; encoded by the exons ATGGATTATCGACGAAAAAagaaactgacatttttcacTATTGGGCTAATCTTTCTTTTGAGTGGCATCGAATACG CTGTGATCTTGCCCACGATATGGGGATACCTGCAGGTACTGCATGCAGCGCCGTTCTTCCTCGGCCTTGGCTTGTCGGCGTTCAGCCTAAGCGGTCTGCTCTCGGGGCCGCTGTTTGGGCACTGGTCCGACCGGACGCGCACCACGAAGAGCGTCGTCCTCTTTTCCAACGTCTTTGAGATTGTTG GCAACTTCATGTATTTCATTGGCTACTCCAAGTGGCTTTTGCTGTCCAGTCGGTTGGTCGCTG GCGTTGGGGCAGGAGCCGCCTCCTCTATTTTTGGGTTCATCACCCAGAGCACGGCCCCAGAAGACCGTGCCAACGTCTTCGCAGCCGTTATGGCGTGCCGACAGGTCGGactcctgattg gtcCAGCATTCAACATCTTCCTTAGACTGTGTGATTTCCACCTGGGGCCATTTCTAGTGGACAAATACACTTCACCTGGG CTCTTCATGTGCATGATGTGGGCCCTGCTCCAACTGGTGGTGCTACTCATGTACTGGGACCTCCCTCCTGAGGCTGAAGACaaggagaaggaggtggaggcagaggaggaggaggaggaggtggagggagtAGAGGAGGATAAGCCCTTGATGGGCCCCGAGGAACCTCTGGAGACATACAGTGCCGTCACCCCCGAACAATTAGAGGCCCTCATCATCCCCAATGGGAACGCAGCTCACGGTTCTCCACCTCCCAGCATAACAGATGCAGACCCCTTCCAGAACTTCAGTGTTCGCAATG agttcttgagggaggaggtggtgatTCTGCTCACAGCCCAGTTCATCACTCTCTTCAATCAGACTGCACTAGAG ACAATGGTGACCCCTCTGACCCAGAAGTACTTTAACTTCCGGGAGCTGGAGAACAGCGTGATGTACTTCCTGTGTGGGGTGGAGGTGATCGCCGGCTTCTTCTTCGTGCGCTGGCTGAGCCAGAAGGTGGCGGATCGCGTGGTCCTGGTCGTGGGCCTGATCATCTGCAACGTCTCCTGTGCCTGGTGCCTCATCTTCCTCGCCAAACCCCGGG GCAGTTTCACATGGCAGTTAACGGAGTTCATCATCGGGGTGTTCCTGCAGCTTCTGGGGCTCCCATTCGTTGCTGTGTCCCAGGTGTCCCTGTTCTCTAAAGTGACTGCAGTGAAGACACAAG ggTTCAGCCAGGGTGTGAGGAGATCAGTAGGGGGTCTGGCCACCATTCTGGGCCCCCTATGTGCAGGCGGACTGACAGAGCACCTGTATGTGATGCTGGGAATGATGCTGGCTCTACTCGTCCTACTAACTGTgagtacacactgtgtgtgtgcgtgtgcgtgtactcACAATTATGTTGGCTCTACTTCTCCTCCTGACTGTgagtacacactgtgtgtgtatgtgcttatgtgtgtgtgtgtgtgggtccatttttttaaatggaggatgTACTACATAATGGGAgaagttttaaaatattcaaataaattcattttcatagtCCTGTGA
- the LOC118230476 gene encoding major facilitator superfamily domain-containing protein 8-like isoform X1 — translation MDSPERVLCIRCCNVGAENIRPKHQQWETSYDFFSTFFSLAVILPTIWGYLQVLHAAPFFLGLGLSAFSLSGLLSGPLFGHWSDRTRTTKSVVLFSNVFEIVGNFMYFIGYSKWLLLSSRLVAGVGAGAASSIFGFITQSTAPEDRANVFAAVMACRQVGLLIGPAFNIFLRLCDFHLGPFLVDKYTSPGLFMCMMWALLQLVVLLMYWDLPPEAEDKEKEVEAEEEEEEVEGVEEDKPLMGPEEPLETYSAVTPEQLEALIIPNGNAAHGSPPPSITDADPFQNFSVRNEFLREEVVILLTAQFITLFNQTALETMVTPLTQKYFNFRELENSVMYFLCGVEVIAGFFFVRWLSQKVADRVVLVVGLIICNVSCAWCLIFLAKPRGSFTWQLTEFIIGVFLQLLGLPFVAVSQVSLFSKVTAVKTQGFSQGVRRSVGGLATILGPLCAGGLTEHLYVMLGMMLALLVLLTIMVMFSYNRLVEPCVVQHADSLEDCM, via the exons ATGGATAGCCCTGAGCGTGTGCTTTGTATCAGATGCTGTAACGTAGGTGCAGAGAATATTAGGCCTAAACACCAACAGTGGGAAACATCCTACGATTTCTTCAGTACATTTTTTAGCCTAG CTGTGATCTTGCCCACGATATGGGGATACCTGCAGGTACTGCATGCAGCGCCGTTCTTCCTCGGCCTTGGCTTGTCGGCGTTCAGCCTAAGCGGTCTGCTCTCGGGGCCGCTGTTTGGGCACTGGTCCGACCGGACGCGCACCACGAAGAGCGTCGTCCTCTTTTCCAACGTCTTTGAGATTGTTG GCAACTTCATGTATTTCATTGGCTACTCCAAGTGGCTTTTGCTGTCCAGTCGGTTGGTCGCTG GCGTTGGGGCAGGAGCCGCCTCCTCTATTTTTGGGTTCATCACCCAGAGCACGGCCCCAGAAGACCGTGCCAACGTCTTCGCAGCCGTTATGGCGTGCCGACAGGTCGGactcctgattg gtcCAGCATTCAACATCTTCCTTAGACTGTGTGATTTCCACCTGGGGCCATTTCTAGTGGACAAATACACTTCACCTGGG CTCTTCATGTGCATGATGTGGGCCCTGCTCCAACTGGTGGTGCTACTCATGTACTGGGACCTCCCTCCTGAGGCTGAAGACaaggagaaggaggtggaggcagaggaggaggaggaggaggtggagggagtAGAGGAGGATAAGCCCTTGATGGGCCCCGAGGAACCTCTGGAGACATACAGTGCCGTCACCCCCGAACAATTAGAGGCCCTCATCATCCCCAATGGGAACGCAGCTCACGGTTCTCCACCTCCCAGCATAACAGATGCAGACCCCTTCCAGAACTTCAGTGTTCGCAATG agttcttgagggaggaggtggtgatTCTGCTCACAGCCCAGTTCATCACTCTCTTCAATCAGACTGCACTAGAG ACAATGGTGACCCCTCTGACCCAGAAGTACTTTAACTTCCGGGAGCTGGAGAACAGCGTGATGTACTTCCTGTGTGGGGTGGAGGTGATCGCCGGCTTCTTCTTCGTGCGCTGGCTGAGCCAGAAGGTGGCGGATCGCGTGGTCCTGGTCGTGGGCCTGATCATCTGCAACGTCTCCTGTGCCTGGTGCCTCATCTTCCTCGCCAAACCCCGGG GCAGTTTCACATGGCAGTTAACGGAGTTCATCATCGGGGTGTTCCTGCAGCTTCTGGGGCTCCCATTCGTTGCTGTGTCCCAGGTGTCCCTGTTCTCTAAAGTGACTGCAGTGAAGACACAAG ggTTCAGCCAGGGTGTGAGGAGATCAGTAGGGGGTCTGGCCACCATTCTGGGCCCCCTATGTGCAGGCGGACTGACAGAGCACCTGTATGTGATGCTGGGAATGATGCTGGCTCTACTCGTCCTACTAACT ATTATGGTGATGTTTTCCTACAATCGCCTAGTAGAACCCTGTGTCGTGCAACATGCTGACAGCCTGGAAGACTGTATGTAG
- the polr2h gene encoding DNA-directed RNA polymerases I, II, and III subunit RPABC3 produces MAGILFEDIFDVKDIDPDGKKFDRVSRLHCESESFKMDLILDVNIQIYPVDLGDKFRLVIASTLYEDGTPDDGEYNPQDDRPSRADQFDYVMYGKVYKIEGDETSTEAATRLSAYVSYGGLLMRLQGDANNLHGFEVDSRVYLLMKKLAF; encoded by the exons ATGGCAGGAATCCTGTTTGAAGACATCTTTGACGTGAAAGATATCGACCCTGATGGGAAGAAGTTTGACAGAG TGTCACGTCTACACTGTGAGAGTGAATCTTTCAAGATGGACCTCATTCTTGATGTGAACATTCAGATCTACCCCGTGGACCTGG GAGACAAGTTTAGACTGGTGATAGCGAGCACCTTATATGAAGACGGCACTCCAGACGACGGGGAGTACAATCCTCAGGATGACCGGCCATCGAG AGCGGACCAGTTCGATTACGTGATGTACGGCAAGGTGTACAAGATCGAGGGAGACGAGACCTCCACGGAGGCCGCCACACGCCT TTCCGCCTATGTGTCCTATGGGGGATTGCTTATGCGACTGCAGGGAGATGCCAACAACTTGCACGGGTTTGAAGTGGACTCTCGTGTCTACCTGCTCATGAAGAAACTGGCCTTCTGA